A genomic region of Arachis stenosperma cultivar V10309 chromosome 9, arast.V10309.gnm1.PFL2, whole genome shotgun sequence contains the following coding sequences:
- the LOC130951571 gene encoding probable WRKY transcription factor 12 — MEGVVGERGSNRSSSSNHPIIIPNNNNYDLQISFTNTMGFVHFEDHNQVLSFLTPSLAAPPSLSHHSLEDVRGGSNSTANTIIIAATTSTATATATTTTTAGFGHDELVPRASWKNDDQVRGMDPKGMNNNNDENCTGNSSDGNNSSWWKNGGSEKGKVKVRRKLREPRFCFQTRSDVDVLDDGYKWRKYGQKVVKNSLHPRSYYRCTHNNCRVKKRVERLPEDCRMVITTYEGRHNHSPCDDSNSSEHECFTSF; from the exons ATGGAAGGAGTAGTAGGAGAGAGAGGAAGTAATAGAAGTAGTAGTAGTAATCATCCCATTATTAttccaaataataataattatgatCTCCAAATCTCATTCACAAACACAATGGGTTTTGTTCATTTTGAAGATCACAACCAAGTTCTTAGCTTCTTGACACCTTCTCTTGCCGCTCCTCCATCTCTTTCTCATCACTCTCTAGAAGATGTTCGCGGCGGCAGTAATAGTACTGCTAATACAATTATTATCGCCGCTACAACTTCTACAGCCACAGCCACAGCCACAACCACAACCACAGCTGGATTCGGCCATGACGAGCTTGTTCCAAGAGCTTCTTGGAAAAATGATGACCAG GTTAGAGGCATGGATCCGAAGGGTATGAATAATAACAATGATGAAAATTGCACTGGAAATAGTAGTGATGGAAACAACTCATCATG GTGGAAGAATGGAGGGTCAGAAAAGGGGAAGGTGAAAGTGAGGAGGAAGTTGAGAGAACCAAGGTTTTGTTTCCAAACAAGAAGTGATGTTGATGTTCTTGATGATGGTTACAAATGGAGAAAGTATGGCCAGAAAGTTGTCAAGAATAGCCTTCATCCAAG AAGCTACTATCGTTGCACACATAACAATTGTAGGGTGAAGAAAAGAGTTGAAAGGCTCCCTGAAGATTGTAGAATGGTTATTACAACCTATGAAGGTAGACACAATCACTCTCCATGTGATGATTCTAATTCTTCTGAACATGAATGTTTCACCTCTTTttga